In the genome of Leopardus geoffroyi isolate Oge1 chromosome B1, O.geoffroyi_Oge1_pat1.0, whole genome shotgun sequence, the window CAGGGAGACCAGCCTGTGGCTGCTGGACCTCTGCCCCGCTGGCCCGGTTTCTGGGCACCTCCCCTCGGCAAGTTCCAGCAGATGCCAACTtctactcttcctctttctctggaaCAGACCAGCCACGCGTCTTAATTACAGGTTGGGgtgttttttgttcttgttttttgtttcttttttccacatttgaaacttgattcttattttcttttctgtgctgtCTCTGTGTGACTTTGTGTTTGGAAGGGCTGCCATGTCACCAGCTAACATATTCATCAGAAACTACCTGTTCTGCTATTGGCTTCCTCCAGAATCTTGCAAGCCCCAAATCCTTATTTTGTCACCGTTGCCGGTGCTTCATTTTCTtgtcacaatctttttttttttttttaatgtttgtttatttattttgagagaaagggggatggggagagcacgagcaggggaggggcagagaaagagggagagagaatctcaagcaggctacgTACTTACTATCAGCGAAGTGCGCAATGGGGGACTCAAttccacgaaccgcgagatcatgacctgaatcgaaatcaagagtccgatgcttaaccaactgagccacccaggtgcccctccttgttataattttttatggTCTGAAGGGAGGATAGAGGGACCTGGGGGCCAAGAAGCTGCTGTGGAGCTCCAGTGTCCTTGTCTGCTGGGATGGCCTGGGGGGCGAGGGCTCACAGATAGGTCATATGCAGGGACTGGGGCATGGACTGTGCATCAGGCACACCTTTTCTTGGCCAAACCCCTCAACCTGAACCTGGCGTCACCTGTCCCAAGCAGCTGctgcgtgtttgtgtgtgggcAACAGAGAAGGCAGGTCAGGGCCTGAGGAACCCGTTGCCAACATCGCACAACGTTGTTGATCTCGCCACCGCACTCACGCCCCGTGCTCCTGGCCTCGTGTACACCCAGCCCCTGATGTACGCTCCTCGCTCTGGGCTTCACAGGGCGCTCCGCGTCCTTCCAGCCCCCCCAAGCCCACCTCCGATTGGACGGGCACgctttatttcctccttcctgccatattgtcttcccttggcttcctaccttcttcacactgtgtgtgtgtgtttctgtcacTGCCACTGCCTCTTCTCCTGCTGGAGACTGACTTCAGGTGTAGTCAGTTCCCCTCTGCACTGTCCTCCCAGGTTTACCTGTTTCTCTGGTTtactccttcctgcctccaccaACAGAGCATCTTCTAGAACCCAGTGGTGATGTTAGTGGGCTTGGTTCTAGTCCCACGGTAACAAGTGCTTACAGGAAACCCCACTTTCTGTATCTCTCCACCTCGTTTATTTCTCTCAGATGGAATTTGCAGTTACATTCCCCCAAATGTACCCATAGCCCCAACCTCTCCCACTTCTGTCAATggcatattttgttttcaatgtttatttacttttgagagtgagcgagcatgcgcacaagcagaggaggggcagagagagagggagagagagaatcccaagcaggctttgtgctgtcagcacagaacccaacacagggcttgaagtcacaaaccgtgagatcatgacctgagccaagatcaagagtccaacgctcaacagactaagccacccaggcgcccccgtcagTGGCATTTTTAAGCCTCTAATCAGGAAGCTCcaagatacatttttaattttcttcatagctCCTTGTCGATTCAGATGTTTGCCCCCTTTTCAGATGACTTCCTGGTTTGTCCCCTTTTTCCCCTCCTGTCAGCCCAGTTCTGCTGGAGGATGGGCTTCTGGATAATCCCACTGGAGGCTGACCTCGAACCCTTATATTTGAATGTCTTGGCACCTGTCGCACACAAGCATCAGAGCCCATCAAATAATGAGGCAATTCCTGGCCCAGGGAGCTAGGAGGTTGTCCGgcttccttgtgatttttctcttccttcacccTTGCTTTCTTTCCCACAACTACTCCATGCTGGGAAGAGTTTTGTCTCTGAAACTAATGTTACCTGCATTGATCTCTGTCTTAGCTTGGAGGAGGTAATTTAGTTCTGTCAGGTCAGACTAGCACTTTCCCTAATTAGCTGAGATTGTCATATAGTCGTCGTGTGTCATTGTGTTCTGGGAATAATTGAATCGGTTAGATTTGGATTAAAGgtccacttttttcttcttcatctagGGGGTCTTGGCCAGCTTGGAGTGGGGCTTGCTAACTTTTTGAGGTAAGAGCCCAAAAAGCTAAGATTGAAAATCTGAATTCTTCAGTATGTACAGCTTGCCTTCggtgccattttattatttaatttttctcttccttctggtcCCTTACCATTTGAAAGGTGTCCCAGCTAACTGGCTGTTTAGAATACgttttatttttgcctcttaACATCATACACTTGTAACAGGTCCATGGCTCATCCTCTCCCACGCTGGTCCTTTTCCCTGTTTGAAAGAGTGTTTTCATCGGACCAATTATATCCTAGATGTACCTACTCATGTGTTTTGATTTTGTCCTTCAGGAAACGCTTTGGGAAGGACAATGTGATTTTGTCCGACATAAGGAAACCACCTGATCACATCTTCCACGGTGGTAAGAGATCAATAtgtcttgcttttgttttatctCTTGATTTTCAGATTCCAGTTAGAGAGGCAGTTCATGGAATCACTGTGTACAACAGCTCATAACCAGGCTTGTGATGAAAAGAAAggcattattggggcgcctgagtggcccagttggttaggtgtccaactctcaagctcagctcagatcttgatctcagggttgtgagttcaagcaccgtgttgggctccatgctgggagtaaagcctacttaaaaaaagaaagaaaagaaaaggaagaaagcactTTTGAGGCAGAGTTGTGTCACTATTAAAAATCTCCTATGttgtggatgcctgggtggctcagtcagttaagcatccaactttggctctggtcatgatctcacctgagATCATCTATGAGGTGTCCAAGGTCCACAtgggactgtgctgacagctcagagcctggagcctgcttcagattctgtgtctccctctctctctgtccctcccctgctcatgttctatgtctctctctctctctctctctctcaaaaataaacattaggggcgcctgggtggctcagtcggttaagcatccgacttcggctcaggtcatgatctcacggtctgtgagttcgagccccgtgtcgggctctgtgctgagagcccagagcctgtttcagattctgtgtctccctctctctctgaccctcccccactcatgctctgtctctctctgtctcaaaaataaataaactttaaaaaaaaaaataaaataaaataaaaaaataaacattaaaaaaataaatgaataaataaataaaatagaataaaaatctcATACATTTGTCCCCAGTAGTTCTGGGAAATGTCTGCAGTGATGCTGTTGTTTGCTCAAGTGTTACAAGAACAGGAGAGTTCTGAACATGAAGTAAAGTTTTGGAATAATATTTTGGGTGTTATCTGGGATAGTATTTTTGGAATACAAACTTTGATTCCTGCCTTTTTGAGTGCTTAGTTAACTTCTTGGCTCAgagggaaaataaacaaaaatcaagtgCTCTAATGAGGAaagggagctttaaaaatttatagaaattaatagaaattaatcTATTTCTGCATAGGCTTGCTCTTAAATTACTGTGCATACACACAAGGCCTCCAGACTCCTCTACTCAAGTTTTCTCCTACCTTGGATTCCTTTTTATAACGTCTGCGAGTCCTTTGTGGCTCCACGTCAGCATTTGGTTTACCGGTACTTACCATAACACCaagtttgaaaattatttccacCAACTGCCAGTACTGGGAGCCTGAAAGACTAGACCAGTACACAGAAGAGAGGCAGCAATGGAGGAGAGGGTGCCATTCGAGGGGCCTCTAGGAAGGGTTGAGTGTTATCATGTGGCccctggggggcagtgggggaagtTGCCACTGAACGAAACTGGCTCTTCCTCCAGCCTGACCGGGTATGATGAACTCCTGCTTATGGTTCTTCTCTACCAAGCTGTATATTCTTTCAAAACTCcacttttatattccttttaaaataggTAACTTTTCAACAGAGTGAAATCACTGTGTGCATGTCGGGTAGTATTAACGGCACCAACTCTGGAACCGGCTGCCTGGTTGTGACCCCAGTTCTtccacttgctctctgtttcaTCCTGACTACTtcttacttctctgtgcctcagtttcctcctcaatAAAATGTATCTCCCTGAAAAACTGtaggagagctggagagagagaaagcccataggacagtgcctggcaagtGTAAGTCTTGTGTAAGCATTAGCTATTAGTACCTGTGGGGTGGTTGGGGTTTGTTACTCTTTTCATAAGAAAAATGCTGCATATTGTCTAAGTGGTTTAGTTACCAAGTTGACCCTACTGGAATTCACAAGTcaacaggagagggagagaaagttcaCTTAGCTTTTTAAACCCCAAACTTGCGCATCTGTGGTCTTGCTGTGTTCCTCGTAggcccatttatttattctgacatTCTGGATTACAAGAATCTTCGGGAGATCGTGGTAAACAACCGCATTACCTGGTTGTTTCATTATAGCGCTTTGCTCAGTGCCATTGGAGAAGCAAACGTGTCCTTGGCCAGAGCCGTAAATATCACTGGTAAGTTTCTTGCCCCAAATGATCTGTGTGCCAGTTTTTTCAGTTCACCGGGAAGAGACTTTTCAGACTGTGACCATGTCTGTTCGTTTCAGGATTGCATAACGTCCTGGATGTTGCAGCAGAGCACAATTTGCGATTGTTTGTGCCTAGCACAATCGGAGCTTTTGGACCTACTTCTCCCCGGAATCCAACTCCCGATATCTGTATTCAGAGGCCCAGGACTATCTACGGGGTGTCCAAGGTCCATGCGGAGCTCATGGGAGAAGTAAGCATTGCTTGGCAAGATAACTCCGTGTTGCCTTTTCTGTTCGTTTTTGCCTCGAACACTTGCTGATTCATCCTTGGGGTGACTtttccctgcccccgccccttcccagcccccagaagTGCTCCTAAACTGATTGTGTTTGCCAAGTGGCGGGTCCTGATAGCTCCAGAAGAACTCCTCAGCCCTTGGCCACATGATAACACTCAGCCCTTCCTAGAGGCCTCTCAAATGGCACCCTCTCCTCCGCTGCTGCCTCTCTTCTGTGTGCTGGTCCAGTCTTTCAAAGAGCTCCTGGTACTGGCAGTTACTGGAGgtgattttaaaactttgtgttcTAGAGAACGTCAAATGACTTTgggtttcagttttttaaataatcgTTGTCTTTATAACTCTACAGCAAATGTCAATTGGTGTTTGCTCCTTTAGCTGATATATCAGTTattgctctcctctccccctgcccccccaccccctgcacttTCCAGTGCTGCATTGCAGGAACATGCCCGTGGAGAATTGTTCAGGACAATGAGCAGTGACTTGCTTCCAAACAAAGTCAGAAGTCCCTAGTGCGGGCTGATTTATTATTTACCTGTTAATATGTCACCAGAGTGATgattttttgaagagaaaaacctcgggattatttattaaagaaaaatgagtgaCTCTTAGAAATCCTACAGTCTCCTTTCCTTaaggaatattttaatagaacTGCATGGAAAGATCTTTCaccaaaaaaaagtgtttttttgtttgtttttctttgctctaTCTGATTGAAAAGACTGGTTTTAAagtagtttttctcttttctgtagtATTATCATTACCGGTATGGGTTAGATTTCCGATGCCTGAGATACCCTGGAATCATCTCTGCGGACTCCCAGCCTGGTGGAGGAACAACTGGTAagtgttgttttctgtttctgtcccaTGTGAGAAGGGCTTTCTTAGTGCTGTGAAGAGGTGAGGGACTGGCTATCTTTTA includes:
- the LOC123589761 gene encoding L-threonine 3-dehydrogenase, mitochondrial; translation: MPVARMLRQVVSQMPGRPACGCWTSAPLARFLGTSPRQVPADANFYSSSFSGTDQPRVLITGGLGQLGVGLANFLRKRFGKDNVILSDIRKPPDHIFHGGPFIYSDILDYKNLREIVVNNRITWLFHYSALLSAIGEANVSLARAVNITGLHNVLDVAAEHNLRLFVPSTIGAFGPTSPRNPTPDICIQRPRTIYGVSKVHAELMGEYYHYRYGLDFRCLRYPGIISADSQPGGGTTDYAVQIFHDAVKNGKFECNLKSSTRLPMMYIDDCLRATLEVMEAPAESLSMRTYNVNAMSFTPEDLAQELLKHIPEFQITYNVDSVRQAIADSWPMNFDDSNARKDWGWKHDFDLPELVTTMLNFHGSDTRVAQAN